Proteins encoded in a region of the Mixophyes fleayi isolate aMixFle1 chromosome 5, aMixFle1.hap1, whole genome shotgun sequence genome:
- the SALL3 gene encoding sal-like protein 3 isoform X2, which yields MSQTHTHTQEETASMPATALSARELLPGSTKVPGEGPDDGDSGNESRSGSEETNVCEKCCAEFFKWNDFLEHKKTCTKNPLVLIVNDDVAAAAPEDFPEPSPASSSSDHAESETAEETVQVENNDTCDIKEIEKEEEPMEVETTEEKNFPSQEASSTATPLPQLPDPPSITNYNMPNTNVTLETLQSTKVAVAQFSQNARCIGGTGAATAATAIAIPMILEQLMALQQQQIHQLQLIEQIRSQVAMMNRQPLRPPLTSSVTAQNPPNPAPSQLQGFTAHSTLQLTPVVPPTLTGSIPSNQPPSFENTQHTSQPASGASTPNIPCPVSCTPTEASTSLSTNLNSSSVTPTPMSNTATSSIYPQSSSTPPSIGHGNILNSPSTLSSPLLPHSSSNSVIFPNPLVSIAATANALDPLSALMKHRKGKPPNVSVFETKSTSEDPFFKHKCRFCAKVFGSDSALQIHLRSHTGERPFKCNICGNRFSTKGNLKVHFQRHKEKYPHIQMNPYPVPEYLDNVPTSSGIPYGMSLPPEKPVTTWLDSKPVLPTIPTSIGLQLPPTIPSVNSYGESPSITPMNRSPQRPSPASSECNSFSPIINHSESCMATSAESPPSAQTATTAVPKTESIVLPPTIARTGEQPVSVQISSPVTTSIPTLTDTSISTSLPNPGLPSMSEQFKAKFPFGGLLESMQTSETSKLQQLVENIDKKMTDPNQCVICHRVLSCQSALKMHYRTHTGERPFKCKICGRAFTTKGNLKTHFGVHRSKPPLRVQHSCPICQKKFTNAVVLQQHIRMHMGGQIPNTPLPEGFQDAMDSELSYDEKNLETMSNYDEDFDDNSMDEELDIKDTASDSSKPLMTYSESSPPTVISSIAALENQMKMIDSVMCAQQFIGLKTLENGSGDSDRLSNDSSSAAGDLESQSAGSPAMSESSSSMQVLSPVHSHSGSIRSKSPHVINQEEPPELQLKTEKSDSPLPAPEIEGALDLTSTNPGRPIIKEETPYSLLFLSRERGPSQTTTSLVTSTASAMIKMELNGHTKPISLCEGPHLSAGIQVPAAPQTAMSPGITPMLAPPPRRTPKQHNCHSCGKTFSSASALQIHERTHTGEKPFGCTICGRAFTTKGNLKVHMGTHMWNNAPARRGRRLSVENPMALLGGDALKFSEMFQKDLAARAMNVDPSFWNQYAAAITNGLAMKNNEISVIQNGGIPQLPVSLGGSAMPPLTNLSSGMDRTRTGSNSPIISIDKVGSDSIVNRPFTRFIEENKEIGIN from the exons TACCTGGGGAAGGACCAGATGATGGTGATAGCGGGAATGAAAGCCGAAGTGGAAGTGAGGAGACCAATGTTTGTGAAAAATGCTGTGCTGAATTCTTCAAATGGAACGACTTCTTAGAGCACAAGAAGACCTGCACTAAGAACCCTTTAGTGTTGATTGTAAATGATGATGTAGCAGCAGCAGCTCCAGAAGACTTTCCCGAGCCATCTCCCGCAAGCTCTTCAAGTGATCACGCAGAGAGCGAGACTGCAGAGGAAACTGTCCAGGTGGAAAATAATGACACTTGTGAtataaaagaaatagaaaaagaagaggaaccCATGGAGGTTGAAACCACTGAAGAAAAAAACTTCCCAAGTCAAGAAGCCTCAAGCACTGCTACTCCTCTACCTCAGTTACCTGATCCACCTTCCATCACTAATTACAACATGCCAAACACTAATGTCACATTAGAGACTCTGCAAAGTACAAAGGTGGCAGTGGCACAGTTTTCACAGAATGCACGGTGCATAGGTGGTACAGGTGCTGCTACTGCAGCTACAGCTATAGCAATTCCAATGATTCTAGAACAACTAATGGCACTACAGCAGCAGCAAATTCACCAGCTGCAACTTATTGAACAAATACGCAGTCAGGTGGCAATGATGAATCGTCAACCACTACGCCCTCCATTGACCTCGTCAGTTACAGCACAAAATCCTCCAAATCCAGCACCCAGTCAGCTGCAGGGCTTTACTGCACATTCAACCCTTCAGTTAACACCTGTAGTCCCACCCACCCTTACAGGATCAATACCCAGCAATCAACCACCATCATTTGAGAACACACAACATACATCCCAACCTGCTTCTGGGGCAAGTACCCCAAACATACCATGTCCTGTCTCTTGTACACCTACAGAAGCAAGCACATCTTTATCAACTAATCTTAATTCATCATCAGTAACACCTACTCCAATGTCCAATACTGCAACTAGCTCAATTTATCCTCAGAGCTCCTCAACCCCTCCATCCATTGGACATGGAAATATCCTCAACTCGCCCTCCACTTTGTCAAGcccacttctacctcacagttcCTCAAATAGTGTGATCTTCCCCAATCCACTTGTCAGCATAGCTGCAACAGCTAATGCATTAGACCCTCTTTCTGCACTCATGAAGCATCGTAAGGGAAAGCCACCAAATGTATCAGTATTTGAGACCAAGTCAACCTCTGAAGACCcgttttttaaacataaatgcagatTTTGTGCCAAGGTCTTTGGAAGTGACAGTGCTTTACAAATCCACTTGCGCTCTCATACAGGTGAAAGAccatttaaatgtaatatatgtggAAATCGTTTTTCCACAAAAGGCAATCTAAAAGTTCATTTTCAGAGACATAAAGAAAAATACCCCCATATTCAAATGAATCCATACCCTGTTCCAGAATACCTCGATAATGTCCCAACTAGCTCTGGAATACCATATGGAATGTCTCTTCCTCCTGAAAAACCAGTCACAACATGGTTAGATAGCAAACCCGTATTACCAACAATTCCAACATCTATTGGGTTGCAGCTTCCTCCCACAATACCAAGTGTTAACAGCTATGGTGAGTCACCAAGCATTACTCCAATGAACAGATCACCTCAAAGGCCATCTCCAGCTTCCAGTGAGTGCAACTCCTTTTCACCAATCATAAATCATTCTGAATCCTGCATGGCAACATCTGCAGAATCTCCACCATCTGCTCAAACAGCAACCACTGCTGTCCCAAAAACTGAATCCATTGTACTGCCCCCTACTATAGCAAGAACAGGAGAACAACCTGTGAGTGTACAAATATCCTCACCTGTTACTACATCTATTCCCACTCTTACAGATACTAGTATATCAACAAGCCTCCCAAACCCTGGGCTTCCTTCTATGTCTGAGCAGTTCAAAGCAAAGTTTCCCTTTGGTGGGCTTTTGGAGTCTATGCAAACATCAGAAACATCAAAACTGCAACAACTAGTTGAGAACATTGATAAAAAGATGACAGATCCAAACCAGTGTGTCATTTGTCACAGGGTGCTTAGCTGTCAGAGTGCTCTTAAGATGCATTACAGAACACATACTGGAGAAAGACCATTTAAATGCAAAATTTGTGGACGTGCTTTTACTACTAAAGGCAATTTGAAAACCCATTTTGGTGTTCATCGCTCAAAGCCTCCACTAAGAGTTCAACATTCGtgtcccatttgtcagaaaaAGTTTACGAATGCTGTTGTCCTGCAGCAACATATCCGTATGCATATGGGTGGACAGATTCCAAACACCCCATTACCAGAGGGCTTCCAAGATGCAATGGACTCTGAGCTTTCTTACGATGAAAAGAATCTGGAAACAATGAGTAATTATGATGAGGACTTTGATGACAATTCTATGGATGAAGAACTAGATATAAAAGACACAGCAAGTGACTCATCTAAGCCACTTATGACATACTCTGAGTCATCACCTCCCACTGTCATTTCAAGTATTGCGGCTTTAGAAAATCAGATGAAAATGATTGACTCTGTTATGTGTGCACAGCAATTTATTGGTTTGAAAACCTTAGAAAATGGGTCTGGGGACAGTGATCGTTTAAGTAATGATTCTTCCTCTGCTGCTGGGGATCTTGAGAGCCAAAGTGCAGGTAGTCCAGCAATGTCCGAGTCCTCTTCATCGATGCAGGTTTTGTCACCTGTCCATAGTCATAGCGGAAGCATAAGATCAAAATCTCCACATGTAATCAATCAAGAAGAGCCACCAGAACTACAGCTTAAAACAGAAAAGTCTGACAGTCCTTTACCTGCTCCTGAAATTGAAGGTGCCCTGGATCTGACATCCACGAATCCTGGGAGACCAATCATCAAAGAGGAGACCCCTTATAGCCTGCTGTTCCTGAGCAGAGAACGTG GTCCCAGCCAAACCACTACTAGCCTGGTCACCAGCACAGCGTCTGCCATGATCAAAATGGAATTGAATGGTCACACCAAGCCGATCTCATTGTGTGAAGGTCCCCACCTTTCAGCTGGAATCCAGGTTCCTGCTGCACCACAGACAGCGATGAGCCCAGGCATCACTCCTATGCTGGCACCCCCACCACGGCGAACTCCCAAGCAACACAACTGTCATTCGTGTGGGAAGACCTTCTCCTCAGCAAGTGCACTACAGATACATGAACGTACTCATACTGGTGAAAAGCCATTTGGTTGCACAATCTGTGGTAGAGCATTTACCACAAAAGGGAACCTAAAG gtcCATATGGGGACTCACATGTGGAATAATGCTCCTGCAAGACGTGGTCGGAGACTTTCAGTGGAAAACCCCATGGCTTTGCTAGGAGGAGATGCACTGAAGTTTTCTGAAATGTTTCAGAAGGATTTGGCAGCTCGAGCAATGAATGTTGACCCTAGTTTTTGGAACCAATATGCTGCTGCTATCACAAATGGGCTGGCTATGAAAAACAATGAGATTTCTGTTATACAGAACGGAGGCATTCCCCAGCTCCCAGTCAGCTTAGGTGGGAGTGCAATGCCACCCTTAACCAACCTGTCCAGTGGAATGGACCGAACACGTACTGGCAGCAACTCTCCTATCATTAGTATAGACAAAGTGGGTTCTGACTCTATTGTAAATCGACCATTCACAAGGTTTATTGAGGAGAACAAGGAAATTGGCATAAACTGA
- the SALL3 gene encoding sal-like protein 3 isoform X5, protein MSQTHTHTQEETASMPATALSARELLPGSTKAVPGEGPDDGDSGNESRSGSEETNVCEKCCAEFFKWNDFLEHKKTCTKNPLVLIVNDDVAAAAPEDFPEPSPASSSSDHAESETAEETVQVENNDTCDIKEIEKEEEPMEVETTEEKNFPSQEASSTATPLPQLPDPPSITNYNMPNTNVTLETLQSTKVAVAQFSQNARCIGGTGAATAATAIAIPMILEQLMALQQQQIHQLQLIEQIRSQVAMMNRQPLRPPLTSSVTAQNPPNPAPSQLQGFTAHSTLQLTPVVPPTLTGSIPSNQPPSFENTQHTSQPASGASTPNIPCPVSCTPTEASTSLSTNLNSSSVTPTPMSNTATSSIYPQSSSTPPSIGHGNILNSPSTLSSPLLPHSSSNSVIFPNPLVSIAATANALDPLSALMKHRKGKPPNVSVFETKSTSEDPFFKHKCRFCAKVFGSDSALQIHLRSHTGERPFKCNICGNRFSTKGNLKVHFQRHKEKYPHIQMNPYPVPEYLDNVPTSSGIPYGMSLPPEKPVTTWLDSKPVLPTIPTSIGLQLPPTIPSVNSYGESPSITPMNRSPQRPSPASSECNSFSPIINHSESCMATSAESPPSAQTATTAVPKTESIVLPPTIARTGEQPVSVQISSPVTTSIPTLTDTSISTSLPNPGLPSMSEQFKAKFPFGGLLESMQTSETSKLQQLVENIDKKMTDPNQCVICHRVLSCQSALKMHYRTHTGERPFKCKICGRAFTTKGNLKTHFGVHRSKPPLRVQHSCPICQKKFTNAVVLQQHIRMHMGGQIPNTPLPEGFQDAMDSELSYDEKNLETMSNYDEDFDDNSMDEELDIKDTASDSSKPLMTYSESSPPTVISSIAALENQMKMIDSVMCAQQFIGLKTLENGSGDSDRLSNDSSSAAGDLESQSAGSPAMSESSSSMQVLSPVHSHSGSIRSKSPHVINQEEPPELQLKTEKSDSPLPAPEIEGALDLTSTNPGRPIIKEETPYSLLFLSRERGPYGDSHVE, encoded by the exons CAGTACCTGGGGAAGGACCAGATGATGGTGATAGCGGGAATGAAAGCCGAAGTGGAAGTGAGGAGACCAATGTTTGTGAAAAATGCTGTGCTGAATTCTTCAAATGGAACGACTTCTTAGAGCACAAGAAGACCTGCACTAAGAACCCTTTAGTGTTGATTGTAAATGATGATGTAGCAGCAGCAGCTCCAGAAGACTTTCCCGAGCCATCTCCCGCAAGCTCTTCAAGTGATCACGCAGAGAGCGAGACTGCAGAGGAAACTGTCCAGGTGGAAAATAATGACACTTGTGAtataaaagaaatagaaaaagaagaggaaccCATGGAGGTTGAAACCACTGAAGAAAAAAACTTCCCAAGTCAAGAAGCCTCAAGCACTGCTACTCCTCTACCTCAGTTACCTGATCCACCTTCCATCACTAATTACAACATGCCAAACACTAATGTCACATTAGAGACTCTGCAAAGTACAAAGGTGGCAGTGGCACAGTTTTCACAGAATGCACGGTGCATAGGTGGTACAGGTGCTGCTACTGCAGCTACAGCTATAGCAATTCCAATGATTCTAGAACAACTAATGGCACTACAGCAGCAGCAAATTCACCAGCTGCAACTTATTGAACAAATACGCAGTCAGGTGGCAATGATGAATCGTCAACCACTACGCCCTCCATTGACCTCGTCAGTTACAGCACAAAATCCTCCAAATCCAGCACCCAGTCAGCTGCAGGGCTTTACTGCACATTCAACCCTTCAGTTAACACCTGTAGTCCCACCCACCCTTACAGGATCAATACCCAGCAATCAACCACCATCATTTGAGAACACACAACATACATCCCAACCTGCTTCTGGGGCAAGTACCCCAAACATACCATGTCCTGTCTCTTGTACACCTACAGAAGCAAGCACATCTTTATCAACTAATCTTAATTCATCATCAGTAACACCTACTCCAATGTCCAATACTGCAACTAGCTCAATTTATCCTCAGAGCTCCTCAACCCCTCCATCCATTGGACATGGAAATATCCTCAACTCGCCCTCCACTTTGTCAAGcccacttctacctcacagttcCTCAAATAGTGTGATCTTCCCCAATCCACTTGTCAGCATAGCTGCAACAGCTAATGCATTAGACCCTCTTTCTGCACTCATGAAGCATCGTAAGGGAAAGCCACCAAATGTATCAGTATTTGAGACCAAGTCAACCTCTGAAGACCcgttttttaaacataaatgcagatTTTGTGCCAAGGTCTTTGGAAGTGACAGTGCTTTACAAATCCACTTGCGCTCTCATACAGGTGAAAGAccatttaaatgtaatatatgtggAAATCGTTTTTCCACAAAAGGCAATCTAAAAGTTCATTTTCAGAGACATAAAGAAAAATACCCCCATATTCAAATGAATCCATACCCTGTTCCAGAATACCTCGATAATGTCCCAACTAGCTCTGGAATACCATATGGAATGTCTCTTCCTCCTGAAAAACCAGTCACAACATGGTTAGATAGCAAACCCGTATTACCAACAATTCCAACATCTATTGGGTTGCAGCTTCCTCCCACAATACCAAGTGTTAACAGCTATGGTGAGTCACCAAGCATTACTCCAATGAACAGATCACCTCAAAGGCCATCTCCAGCTTCCAGTGAGTGCAACTCCTTTTCACCAATCATAAATCATTCTGAATCCTGCATGGCAACATCTGCAGAATCTCCACCATCTGCTCAAACAGCAACCACTGCTGTCCCAAAAACTGAATCCATTGTACTGCCCCCTACTATAGCAAGAACAGGAGAACAACCTGTGAGTGTACAAATATCCTCACCTGTTACTACATCTATTCCCACTCTTACAGATACTAGTATATCAACAAGCCTCCCAAACCCTGGGCTTCCTTCTATGTCTGAGCAGTTCAAAGCAAAGTTTCCCTTTGGTGGGCTTTTGGAGTCTATGCAAACATCAGAAACATCAAAACTGCAACAACTAGTTGAGAACATTGATAAAAAGATGACAGATCCAAACCAGTGTGTCATTTGTCACAGGGTGCTTAGCTGTCAGAGTGCTCTTAAGATGCATTACAGAACACATACTGGAGAAAGACCATTTAAATGCAAAATTTGTGGACGTGCTTTTACTACTAAAGGCAATTTGAAAACCCATTTTGGTGTTCATCGCTCAAAGCCTCCACTAAGAGTTCAACATTCGtgtcccatttgtcagaaaaAGTTTACGAATGCTGTTGTCCTGCAGCAACATATCCGTATGCATATGGGTGGACAGATTCCAAACACCCCATTACCAGAGGGCTTCCAAGATGCAATGGACTCTGAGCTTTCTTACGATGAAAAGAATCTGGAAACAATGAGTAATTATGATGAGGACTTTGATGACAATTCTATGGATGAAGAACTAGATATAAAAGACACAGCAAGTGACTCATCTAAGCCACTTATGACATACTCTGAGTCATCACCTCCCACTGTCATTTCAAGTATTGCGGCTTTAGAAAATCAGATGAAAATGATTGACTCTGTTATGTGTGCACAGCAATTTATTGGTTTGAAAACCTTAGAAAATGGGTCTGGGGACAGTGATCGTTTAAGTAATGATTCTTCCTCTGCTGCTGGGGATCTTGAGAGCCAAAGTGCAGGTAGTCCAGCAATGTCCGAGTCCTCTTCATCGATGCAGGTTTTGTCACCTGTCCATAGTCATAGCGGAAGCATAAGATCAAAATCTCCACATGTAATCAATCAAGAAGAGCCACCAGAACTACAGCTTAAAACAGAAAAGTCTGACAGTCCTTTACCTGCTCCTGAAATTGAAGGTGCCCTGGATCTGACATCCACGAATCCTGGGAGACCAATCATCAAAGAGGAGACCCCTTATAGCCTGCTGTTCCTGAGCAGAGAACGTG gtcCATATGGGGACTCACATGTGGAATAA